Proteins from one Acetobacteroides hydrogenigenes genomic window:
- a CDS encoding helix-turn-helix domain-containing protein: MIKYNLERIILLRGHNKPIEFLRSNGYGYHKSYRMLMGQTQITFQELFDLCKLLRCTPNDLMEWVPDPKHPLEADHPLQALRRNMANEAALQAMLKSVPADKVDQAMELIASLYKK, from the coding sequence ATGATAAAATACAACCTAGAGCGGATTATCCTTCTACGGGGCCATAACAAGCCCATAGAATTCCTTAGGAGCAACGGATACGGCTACCATAAAAGCTACCGGATGCTTATGGGCCAAACACAGATTACCTTTCAGGAGCTTTTCGACCTCTGCAAGCTGCTACGCTGCACCCCCAACGATTTAATGGAATGGGTTCCCGACCCAAAGCACCCATTGGAAGCCGACCATCCGCTTCAGGCCCTCCGCCGCAACATGGCCAACGAGGCAGCGCTGCAGGCAATGCTCAAAAGTGTTCCAGCCGATAAGGTAGATCAGGCAATGGAGCTTATCGCCAGCCTCTACAAGAAGTAG
- a CDS encoding deoxynucleoside kinase, which yields MQIAVAGNIGSGKTMLTKMLSESLGWKAQYEGLDQNPYINDFYRDMLRWSFNLQIYFLHSRLKQVVEIRKGKENVIQDRTIYEDALVFAPNLYRMGLMYERDYNTYIDLFNITTSLIQPPDLLIYIKASPKTLVKQITNRGREYERDINREYLKNLNELYEDWIKSYTFGKVLTIDIDKLNFIESKEDFGKVLELVKQELAI from the coding sequence ATACAAATTGCAGTTGCCGGAAACATCGGGAGTGGTAAAACTATGCTAACCAAAATGCTCTCCGAAAGTCTTGGATGGAAAGCACAGTACGAAGGTTTGGATCAGAACCCCTACATCAACGATTTCTATCGGGATATGCTTAGGTGGTCGTTTAACCTGCAAATATACTTTTTGCACTCGCGCCTTAAACAGGTTGTCGAAATACGCAAGGGAAAGGAAAATGTAATACAGGATAGGACCATTTACGAGGATGCCCTTGTGTTTGCCCCCAACCTCTACCGAATGGGGCTAATGTACGAGCGAGACTACAACACGTATATCGACCTTTTCAACATTACCACCTCGCTTATACAGCCGCCCGACCTGCTCATCTACATTAAGGCATCGCCCAAAACTTTAGTCAAGCAAATAACCAACCGCGGCCGCGAGTACGAAAGGGACATCAACCGCGAATACCTCAAAAACCTTAACGAGCTGTACGAAGACTGGATTAAGAGCTACACGTTCGGCAAGGTTCTTACCATCGATATCGATAAGCTCAACTTCATCGAATCGAAGGAAGATTTTGGCAAGGTTCTTGAACTGGTGAAGCAGGAGCTCGCCATTTAG
- a CDS encoding GH3 auxin-responsive promoter family protein: protein MPIINSIVNFLSTKRLKSIDEFRKYPFETQATIIKGLVETAKGTEWGKMHDFSSIRSIETFQQRTPVQDYNQAKPYIERVRQGEQNVIWPTDICWFAKSSGTTDDKSKFIPVSEESLNSVHFQGGKDTLTIYNYNHPETQIFTGKGLTLGGSHQIDRLNEKAFTGDLSAILIENIPFWADLFRTPSQKVALIPDFEEKMRRIAEEAIPENVTYFAGVPSWNMVLMKYILEHTGKSNLFEVWPNMELFIHGGVSFTPYREQYRRLFPSDAMNYMETYNASEGFFALQDDPKTNDMLLMLDYGIFYEFIPMDNFFDTSFTPLTVADVKTGINYAMVITTNGGLWRYVIGDTVEFTSLYPHKIRITGRTKHFINTFGEELIIDNAEQAIKAACEKTGAIVSEYTAAPIYMDSDAKGGHEWLFEFEKEPDSLDEFTSILDQNLIRLNSDYEAKRFKSITLQRPVVHSLRKGVFYEWLKQSGKLGGQHKVPRLYNNRDYIDKLLSINRNQQ, encoded by the coding sequence ATGCCAATAATCAACTCCATCGTAAACTTTCTTAGTACCAAACGGCTTAAAAGCATCGACGAGTTTCGGAAATACCCCTTCGAAACTCAGGCAACAATTATCAAAGGCTTGGTAGAAACGGCAAAAGGTACAGAATGGGGTAAAATGCACGATTTCTCTTCTATCCGAAGCATAGAAACATTTCAGCAGCGAACACCGGTGCAAGACTATAATCAGGCTAAGCCCTACATCGAACGTGTTCGCCAAGGTGAGCAGAACGTGATTTGGCCAACAGATATTTGCTGGTTTGCAAAGTCATCTGGCACAACCGACGATAAAAGCAAGTTCATTCCCGTTAGCGAAGAATCGTTGAATAGCGTACACTTTCAGGGTGGAAAAGATACGCTCACCATTTACAACTACAACCATCCCGAGACCCAAATTTTTACAGGCAAAGGACTAACCCTAGGCGGAAGCCATCAGATAGATCGGTTAAACGAAAAAGCATTTACCGGCGACCTTTCTGCTATCCTTATCGAAAACATACCGTTTTGGGCCGATCTCTTCCGAACGCCAAGCCAAAAGGTTGCGCTTATCCCCGATTTTGAGGAAAAGATGCGCCGAATTGCAGAAGAGGCAATCCCCGAAAACGTCACCTACTTTGCCGGGGTTCCGTCGTGGAACATGGTGCTCATGAAGTACATCCTAGAGCATACCGGCAAGAGCAATCTTTTTGAGGTTTGGCCCAACATGGAGCTATTCATCCACGGGGGCGTTAGCTTTACCCCCTACCGCGAGCAGTACCGCAGGCTATTCCCCTCGGATGCCATGAACTACATGGAAACCTACAACGCCTCGGAGGGATTTTTTGCGCTACAGGATGATCCGAAAACCAACGACATGCTGCTGATGCTCGACTACGGTATTTTCTACGAGTTTATCCCAATGGATAACTTCTTCGATACGTCGTTTACACCGCTTACCGTAGCCGATGTCAAAACGGGCATTAACTACGCCATGGTAATTACCACCAACGGTGGACTATGGCGCTACGTTATTGGCGATACGGTAGAGTTTACCTCGCTATATCCCCACAAAATCCGCATTACCGGGCGTACAAAGCACTTCATCAACACCTTTGGCGAAGAGCTTATTATCGATAACGCCGAACAAGCTATTAAAGCAGCCTGCGAAAAAACAGGCGCCATCGTTAGCGAGTACACGGCGGCTCCTATCTACATGGATTCGGATGCTAAAGGCGGTCACGAATGGCTATTCGAATTCGAAAAGGAACCCGATAGCCTAGACGAGTTTACATCCATACTCGACCAAAACCTGATACGGCTAAACTCGGACTACGAGGCAAAAAGGTTCAAGAGCATTACGCTACAACGCCCTGTAGTACACTCGCTAAGAAAAGGCGTTTTCTACGAATGGCTCAAGCAGAGCGGAAAGCTTGGCGGACAGCATAAGGTTCCTCGCCTATACAACAATCGCGATTACATTGATAAGCTACTCTCGATAAATAGGAACCAGCAATAG
- a CDS encoding thioredoxin family protein: MKKLASMLLLLPLTFGGSLLAQNRSVSFEDTTLAVSLAKAKAANKLIFFDGYATWCGPCKYMSNTVFKQDKVADFFNANFVNVKFDMEKGEGIELAKKYAVKAYPTFLILDAEGNLVHRIVGGAEADEFIEKVKVGMNPTTSLAGQQASYQNGNREPDFVKSYLKTLQDAYMEDSAQDVATAYLRSLKEKDRITKENWPIYNDFINDASSKEFLFILTNRIKFTDAIGDSAVDAKISSVFTEKAMSFLVNRKGSVYSKEEALKLRNLISASKPANIQKFNLILDMADAKFAKNGSALAGLVTTSMKNANLSDQESYSILSQIVPLVADSAPKNDKLLVSAYIDTVIASLKEPKAKPYFEKMKGKLSGTTEETKK; this comes from the coding sequence ATGAAAAAACTAGCATCAATGCTGCTACTGCTCCCGCTGACCTTCGGCGGAAGCCTACTAGCCCAAAACCGTAGCGTTAGCTTCGAAGACACCACGTTAGCCGTAAGCCTTGCAAAAGCAAAGGCCGCCAACAAGCTTATTTTCTTCGACGGGTACGCCACCTGGTGTGGCCCATGCAAGTATATGTCCAACACCGTCTTCAAACAGGATAAGGTTGCCGATTTCTTTAACGCCAACTTCGTAAACGTTAAGTTCGATATGGAAAAGGGCGAAGGCATCGAGCTGGCCAAGAAGTACGCCGTTAAGGCCTATCCGACCTTTCTGATTCTGGATGCCGAAGGCAACCTGGTGCACCGAATCGTAGGAGGTGCCGAAGCTGACGAATTCATCGAAAAGGTTAAGGTAGGAATGAATCCAACCACCTCGCTCGCCGGTCAGCAGGCCAGCTACCAAAACGGAAACCGCGAGCCCGACTTCGTAAAGAGCTACCTGAAGACGCTGCAGGATGCCTACATGGAAGACAGTGCACAGGATGTGGCTACAGCCTACCTCCGCTCGCTTAAGGAGAAGGATAGAATAACCAAGGAGAACTGGCCCATCTACAACGACTTCATCAACGATGCCTCGAGCAAGGAATTCCTCTTCATCCTAACCAACCGCATCAAGTTTACCGATGCTATTGGCGATTCGGCCGTTGACGCCAAGATCTCGAGCGTATTTACCGAAAAGGCAATGTCATTCCTAGTTAACCGTAAAGGATCGGTGTACAGCAAGGAGGAGGCTCTGAAGCTGCGCAACCTGATTAGCGCCAGCAAGCCCGCAAACATCCAAAAGTTTAACCTGATCCTAGACATGGCCGATGCCAAATTCGCCAAAAACGGAAGCGCCCTTGCCGGACTGGTTACCACCTCGATGAAGAACGCCAATCTTAGCGACCAGGAAAGCTACAGCATCCTCTCGCAGATCGTGCCCCTCGTAGCCGATAGCGCTCCCAAAAACGATAAGCTGCTCGTAAGCGCCTACATCGATACCGTTATAGCATCACTTAAGGAGCCAAAGGCTAAGCCCTACTTCGAAAAGATGAAGGGCAAGCTTAGCGGCACCACCGAAGAAACCAAGAAGTAG